The genome window GGCGACGATCACCACGGACAGGTTCTTTGCCGACAGATGCTGTTTGATGGCGCGGTTGACATCTTGTACCGTCAGTTTCGACAAGCCATCACGCATCAGCTTGGTGAACTCGGGCGTGCCATACCATTGCGAATCGAGCGCGTAACCGAGTTGCTGGTCTTGCGTCGAGGTCATGACGAAGACGTTCTTCATCAGGTAGTCGCGCGTGGTGGCGAAATCGTCCTGCGTCAGGCCGTTGTCGACGAGCTTGCCCAGTTCCGTCAGGGCCACGCGCAGGGCGAAGTGGGCGTTTTCCGGCGCCACGGGGCGGATCCAGATCTCGAACAGCTGCGCCTTGCGGCCCAGGTTCGGGTTCGGGAAGAACTGGTACATGCCGCGCGGGAACGCTTCGATGTACGCGTAATCGCCATAGTTCATGCCGCGCAGTTCACGGATGCGCTGGTACAGGTAGGAGTTCGAGGCGCGGTGTTCGCCCAACCACGTCTTCGCCAGCCACAGGGCGGGGAAGTCCGGGTGCGTGCGCGTCACCTCCAGAGGCAGGCCGAAGGAAATCGCCGTGGCGCGCGTGTTTTTCTCGATGATTTCCACTTCCAGCCCTTGCGCCTTGCGGCCTGCGGGTTTCACGGTGGCCGGCAAGCCTGGGCCGGCCGGCAAGCTTGCCAGTGCCTGCGTCAGCGAGGCCGTCATGGCGTCGGACACGTCGCCGGAAATGCCCACCTTGACGGCGCCTTGCGCATACGCGCTCTTCCAGAACTGTTTCACGTCGTCCAGGGTGATGGCGTCGATGCCGGCGAGCGTGCCCAGCACCGGGTGGCCATATGGCGTGCCCGCATACACATTCGTTTGCAGCCGTTCCTTGGCGAATTCCTCTTCGTTATTGTCCTTCAGGTCCAGCAGCAGCGCGTTCTTTTGCGCATCCTTCAGGCGGCGGAAGTCGTCTTCGCGGAAACCGGGCGACAGCAGCAGCGGCAGGGCGATGGCGTTGAACTGGGTCCAGTTATCCCTGTGGATGGAGCCCGTAAACGTCGTCATTTCCTTGTCCGTCTGCTGGCTGAAACTGCCGGCCAGCGGGAACAGGGCCTGGTTGACTTCGTCGATCTTGCGTTCGGACGACCCGCCGGACGCCACCATGGCGGCCGTCAGCGCGGCCAGGCCTTCCTTGCCCTGCGGGTCTTGCGCGGAACCGGCCGTAAACAGCAGCTTGTAGCGGATTTGCGGCAGCGCCGATTTTTGCACCAGCACGTCGAATTTCGCGTTCGAGGCGGCCGGCAGCAGGCTGGCCAGCTTCGGCGTGGTGGCGATGGCGGCGGCCATCGGCTGATTTGACAGGGTGGTCACCACCAGGCCGTCGTCCGTCAGGTATTTGCGCGCGGCCGCCTGCAGGTCGGCCGGCGTGAGCGTATCGATCAGGCGGTAGTACTGGTTGATGGTGGCGTAGGAACGGTCGAAATGCACGAAGGACGCCAGGGTGCCGGCGATCTGCTCCGTGTTGTCGAGCGAGCGGATCAAGCCGTATTTTTCGGCCGACTTGGCGTCCGCCAGGTCTTTTTCGCTCACTGGCGTGTCGCGCAGTCGCGCCACGGTGGTCAATATGGCATCGCGCACGTAGACGGCGTCATCGATGTTTTTCACGCGCGCGCCCAGCACGGCCAGGGTCGGGTCGACGCGGTCCGGCGTCATCTCGAACAGCTGGTCGACCTTTTGCTCGTTTTGCACCAGGCGTTTATACAGGGGCGAGGTGCGGCCGAACGACAGCGACAGCAAGGTCGCCAGCGCCGCCTGGTCCTTGTCCTTCACGGAAAACGCGGGCGCGTGGAAACCGACGGCCACCCATGGCAGGGTCGGCGTGGGCCAGGTCACGTGCTTGTAGACGGGGCCATGCGGCGCGGGTTCCACGGGTACGGCCGCCTGCTGTTTGCCGCGCTGCCAGGCGCTCCAGTATTTTTCCACCAGCGCGATGGCTTGCTGCGGCTCCACGTCGCCGGCGATGATGATGGTGGTGCGCTCGGGACGGTACCAGCGGTCGAAGAAGAGCTTCGAATACGCGTACTGGTTCGGCATGTCTTCGATGTCCTGGATAAAGCCCATCGTCGTGTGCTTGTAGGTATGCGTCGTATAGGCGCTGTCGCGCATCACTTCGAACAGTTTCGAGACGGGATTGGCGCTGTTCTTGTTGTATTCGCCCAGCACGGCCCGCGATTCCGTCTTGAACGCGTCTTCCGCGTAGTCGAGGTGCTGGAAGCGGTCCGCTTCCACCTTCAGCACGGTTTCCAGGTCTTGCTTGGCGAACGTCGTGTGGTAATTGGTCAGGTCGTCGCTCGTGTAGGCGTTCTGGCGCGCGCCGGCGCGGGTGATGACTTCCTGGTATTTCTCAGGCGGATAAGCCTTGGTGCCGCGGAACATCATGTGTTCGAAGAAGTGGGCAAAGCCGGACTTGCCCGGCTCGACTTCATTGCGCGAGCCCGTCTGCACGGGAATCTGCAAGGAAACCAGGTTGGGGAAGCCGGTCGGCACGATGATGATCTTTAATCCATTGGCCAGGGTCTTTTCCGTGGCCTTGAACGGCAGCAAATCCGCCTTGACGGCGGTGGCGCTGTGGGCGGCGGCCGGTTGGACGGGCGCGGCGCCCAGGTTCGACGCGGCCATGGCCGACAGGGCCAGGGCGAAAGCGGGTAATAAAGCGGGCATGATTCTTGACACGGGGGCTCCTTCTTTTTGGACGTTATGAAAGTGCAACGCCGCAGCATAGAATATTCGTGCCGCCGTGCATAGGGGCGAGATTAAAAGTCGGGCCGCAGGATGCGTGCCGTCAGATGGCTGAGGAAGTCGCGCCGGGTCGGCAGGAACATGCGGATATACACGATGCCGTGTGCGCGCTCATGCTGGTACACGACGCGGATGTCGTGGCACAGGCGCTGCCGCACGTCCAGGCCGAGGTCGCGGGCTTCTTCGATGGGTGCGCCGCTGTCGGGAAAGGTCTTGAGATCGGCCAAAAGTTGCCGAAAGTCCGCAGTGAACTGCTCGCAGGCCGCCGCCGCATGGCGCGCCTGGAAGTCGCTGCGCAATTCCCTGAAATCGGCTGCTGCGCTGTTCAGCACGACGATGCGCGTCATCTCAAGCCTGGTCGAGGCTGGACAGGAAGTCTTCTTCGGACACCACGTCGCCGCGCGCGATGTCCTGGTTGCCCATGGCGATCAGTTTCATGAACGCGTGCTGTTCCTGCATCTGCTGCGCCTGCCGCTTGCCTTCCTGGTAGGCGTGCATGGACAGCACGACCATCTTCGCTTCGCCATTTTGCGTGATGATGATGGGCTCGTCCTGGCCCGCGTCAAAGCTGTTGACGATCTCGGTCGTATTGGCCTTGAGGTAGGAGATCGGCTTGATGCGTTCCTTGAGGTTCATGGCGGCTCCGAATGCGTAAAACTGTGACAGGACTAAATATACACCAAATTTGGTCGTGTCTCCTGATGCTGGCACTTGCCGCTTACGTCAGCGTGGTTTCTGGCAGGCTGATGCGGTTGCGGCCCAGGTGCTTGGCGCGGTACAGGGCGCAGTCGGCCGTGTGGATCAATTGTCCCAGTTCCGTGCCGGGGCCGGGCAGGGCCGTGGCGGCGCCGATGCTGACAGTGACGCAGGCACCGCCGGAGCGCTTGCGCGGCAGTTGCAGCCGCTCCACGCGCTGGCGGATGCGTTCGGCCACGATGGCCGCGCCCTTGAGCGACTGGTTCGGCAGGATGACGGCAAATTCCTCGCCGCCATAGCGGGCCACCAGGTCGTTCGTGCGCATTTCGCTGGCCACGGCGCCGGCCACCTTGCGCAGGCACAGGTCGCCGCCCTGGTGGCCGTGGCTGTCGTTGTACTCCTTGAAATTGTCGACATCGACCATCAGCAGCGACAGGGGCTGGCCCTGCCGCTGGGCGCGCTGCCACTCGGCCAGGATGGTGTCGTCGAAGCAGCGTCGGTTTGCCAGGCCCGTCAGGCCGTCGCGCGTGGCCAGGCGTTCCAGTTCCACCTGCGCGCGCTTTTCATCGGTCATGTCGCGCAGGGTTTCGACCACGGCGATCAGTTCGTCGCCATTGCCGTAGATGGGGCTGGCATCGACGGCCAGGTAGCGGCGCCGTCCCGTGCGCGGCATGTCGCACCAATTTTCCGCACACAGATTGTTGCCGGTGCTGTTGCGGTATTGCTGCTGTGCGTGCAGTGCGCGCATGTCGCCGCCGCGTCCGGCCAGCAGCAGGTCGGCCAGAGTGGGGCGCTCGTCATTGTAAAAACAGCGGCCCGGCTCGCACGTGCCCAGTACTTCGCTGGCCGGCACGCCCGTCAGCTGCTCGCAGGCGCGGTTCCAGATCATCACCCGCCCATGCACATCGAGGACAAAGGTGGGCACCACCAGCAATTCCATCATCTTGACGGCGAAACTCTGGGCTTCGCCATACGGCGATGCGCTGGCATGTGCGTGACTATCCGGCATGAATGCATCCTTCCTGGGCGTGAATGGGGGGAGCTGGCTCCTTGGCCATGATGCAGCGTGGAGTAGCGATGGTGTTGATATAGAGCAATATTTTCAGCGATGGACCATCGCTTCTTCATGGCGGCAGTCTGGCAGGGGCAGCGACAGGTGCAAGGTGGTGCCGGCGCCGCTGTGGCTGGCGATGTGCAGGC of Janthinobacterium sp. PAMC25594 contains these proteins:
- a CDS encoding pitrilysin family protein: MSRIMPALLPAFALALSAMAASNLGAAPVQPAAAHSATAVKADLLPFKATEKTLANGLKIIIVPTGFPNLVSLQIPVQTGSRNEVEPGKSGFAHFFEHMMFRGTKAYPPEKYQEVITRAGARQNAYTSDDLTNYHTTFAKQDLETVLKVEADRFQHLDYAEDAFKTESRAVLGEYNKNSANPVSKLFEVMRDSAYTTHTYKHTTMGFIQDIEDMPNQYAYSKLFFDRWYRPERTTIIIAGDVEPQQAIALVEKYWSAWQRGKQQAAVPVEPAPHGPVYKHVTWPTPTLPWVAVGFHAPAFSVKDKDQAALATLLSLSFGRTSPLYKRLVQNEQKVDQLFEMTPDRVDPTLAVLGARVKNIDDAVYVRDAILTTVARLRDTPVSEKDLADAKSAEKYGLIRSLDNTEQIAGTLASFVHFDRSYATINQYYRLIDTLTPADLQAAARKYLTDDGLVVTTLSNQPMAAAIATTPKLASLLPAASNAKFDVLVQKSALPQIRYKLLFTAGSAQDPQGKEGLAALTAAMVASGGSSERKIDEVNQALFPLAGSFSQQTDKEMTTFTGSIHRDNWTQFNAIALPLLLSPGFREDDFRRLKDAQKNALLLDLKDNNEEEFAKERLQTNVYAGTPYGHPVLGTLAGIDAITLDDVKQFWKSAYAQGAVKVGISGDVSDAMTASLTQALASLPAGPGLPATVKPAGRKAQGLEVEIIEKNTRATAISFGLPLEVTRTHPDFPALWLAKTWLGEHRASNSYLYQRIRELRGMNYGDYAYIEAFPRGMYQFFPNPNLGRKAQLFEIWIRPVAPENAHFALRVALTELGKLVDNGLTQDDFATTRDYLMKNVFVMTSTQDQQLGYALDSQWYGTPEFTKLMRDGLSKLTVQDVNRAIKQHLSAKNLSVVIVAKDAAGLKEKLVSDAFSPIKYDGNKPQALLDEDKVIGAMQLHIKPAAVTVTPAAQAFAK
- a CDS encoding type II toxin-antitoxin system RelE/ParE family toxin; translation: MTRIVVLNSAAADFRELRSDFQARHAAAACEQFTADFRQLLADLKTFPDSGAPIEEARDLGLDVRQRLCHDIRVVYQHERAHGIVYIRMFLPTRRDFLSHLTARILRPDF
- a CDS encoding type II toxin-antitoxin system Phd/YefM family antitoxin; this translates as MNLKERIKPISYLKANTTEIVNSFDAGQDEPIIITQNGEAKMVVLSMHAYQEGKRQAQQMQEQHAFMKLIAMGNQDIARGDVVSEEDFLSSLDQA
- a CDS encoding diguanylate cyclase; the encoded protein is MPDSHAHASASPYGEAQSFAVKMMELLVVPTFVLDVHGRVMIWNRACEQLTGVPASEVLGTCEPGRCFYNDERPTLADLLLAGRGGDMRALHAQQQYRNSTGNNLCAENWCDMPRTGRRRYLAVDASPIYGNGDELIAVVETLRDMTDEKRAQVELERLATRDGLTGLANRRCFDDTILAEWQRAQRQGQPLSLLMVDVDNFKEYNDSHGHQGGDLCLRKVAGAVASEMRTNDLVARYGGEEFAVILPNQSLKGAAIVAERIRQRVERLQLPRKRSGGACVTVSIGAATALPGPGTELGQLIHTADCALYRAKHLGRNRISLPETTLT